In one Verrucomicrobiia bacterium genomic region, the following are encoded:
- a CDS encoding radical SAM protein, producing the protein MTGLQDKIDEILARRLDGQRLSQEEGVLLYSGDLLKLGQAAQTLVKRQNPTGQVTFIVDRNVSYTNACVVDCDFCAFYRRPGDKEAYVLTYEQIFQKIQELVDLGGTQVLIQGGVNPELPL; encoded by the coding sequence GTGACGGGTCTTCAGGACAAAATCGACGAAATTCTCGCGAGGCGCCTCGACGGGCAAAGGCTTAGCCAGGAAGAGGGCGTCCTGCTTTATTCCGGGGACCTGCTCAAGCTGGGGCAGGCCGCGCAGACGCTCGTGAAGCGCCAGAACCCCACGGGCCAGGTCACGTTCATCGTGGACCGCAACGTCAGCTACACCAATGCCTGCGTGGTCGACTGCGACTTTTGCGCCTTTTACCGCCGTCCCGGCGACAAGGAAGCTTACGTCCTGACCTACGAACAGATTTTTCAGAAGATCCAGGAGCTGGTCGATCTCGGCGGCACGCAGGTGCTGATCCAGGGCGGCGTGAATCCGGAATTGCCGCT
- a CDS encoding menaquinone biosynthesis protein has protein sequence MKMGGLKTLVRIGKISYINCLPFYHRLFEGAAWKASAYELYEAYPTKVNLAMRKGKVDLAPISSLEYLNHADQYMLLPDLAIGARDFSGSVLLFSKVPIEKLDGETILLTRQSLSSATLLRVLMKFKFKFKNEFISSQAGPDEALSKCKAALVIGDEALFYAPDEFVYKYDLSELWWNWTEKPFCFAVWAVRRDFAQAHPEEVALILKDLRESRDRNLTDLEGLLKEAMNITFLDPKFPKVYGYFFNLNFHLDEGVMEGLELFYRLAQRLGVSPKAKKIEFFKEV, from the coding sequence ATGAAGATGGGCGGGCTCAAAACGCTGGTGCGCATCGGGAAAATTTCCTACATCAACTGCCTTCCTTTTTATCACCGGCTTTTCGAAGGCGCCGCCTGGAAGGCCTCGGCCTACGAGCTCTACGAAGCCTATCCGACCAAGGTGAACCTGGCCATGCGCAAGGGGAAGGTCGACCTGGCCCCGATTTCCTCTCTGGAATACCTGAACCATGCGGACCAGTACATGCTCCTGCCTGATCTGGCTATTGGCGCCCGCGATTTTTCCGGAAGCGTGCTGCTCTTTTCCAAAGTTCCGATCGAAAAGCTGGACGGCGAAACCATTCTTCTGACGCGCCAGAGCCTCAGCTCGGCCACGCTGCTCCGCGTCCTGATGAAATTCAAGTTCAAATTTAAAAATGAATTCATTTCTTCCCAGGCCGGCCCGGACGAAGCGCTTTCCAAATGCAAGGCCGCCCTGGTCATCGGCGACGAGGCGCTTTTTTACGCGCCGGACGAATTTGTCTACAAATACGATTTGAGCGAGCTGTGGTGGAACTGGACCGAAAAACCGTTTTGCTTCGCGGTCTGGGCCGTGCGCCGCGATTTCGCCCAGGCGCATCCGGAAGAAGTGGCGCTCATCCTCAAGGACCTGCGCGAGAGCCGCGACCGCAATCTTACGGACCTGGAAGGGCTTTTGAAAGAAGCGATGAACATCACGTTTCTCGATCCTAAATTTCCCAAGGTCTACGGGTATTTTTTCAATCTCAATTTTCATCTGGACGAAGGCGTGATGGAAGGCCTCGAGCTTTTCTACCGCCTCGCGCAGCGCCTGGGTGTTTCGCCGAAAGCGAAAAAAATCGAATTCTTCAAAGAGGTTTGA
- a CDS encoding flavin prenyltransferase UbiX, with the protein MKPIVVALTGASGAVYGIRLVQVLLESGRKVDLVVSDPARLVIAEELGAPVSNPLHLESWAPFLGRDLEGKLQVHSVRDFAAPIASGSYPVEAMAIVPCSMGTLGALAAGISQNLIHRAADCVMKENRRLVIVPRETPLSAIHLENMLKLARLGVRVVPAMPGFYSGAKTIEEIVDFVVGKVLDQLDISHALYPRWVGRLQEAKR; encoded by the coding sequence GTGAAACCCATTGTTGTGGCGCTCACCGGTGCGAGCGGCGCGGTTTACGGGATCCGGCTGGTCCAGGTCCTGCTCGAATCCGGCCGCAAGGTCGATCTCGTGGTTTCCGATCCCGCGCGCCTTGTCATCGCCGAAGAGCTTGGCGCTCCGGTCTCGAATCCTCTCCATCTCGAAAGCTGGGCCCCTTTCCTCGGCCGTGACCTCGAAGGAAAGCTTCAAGTCCATTCCGTCCGCGATTTCGCGGCCCCCATTGCCAGCGGTTCCTATCCTGTCGAAGCTATGGCCATCGTTCCCTGCAGCATGGGCACGCTCGGCGCGCTTGCTGCCGGGATTTCGCAAAACCTCATCCACCGCGCCGCGGACTGCGTCATGAAGGAAAACCGCCGGCTCGTCATCGTCCCGCGGGAAACGCCGCTCTCCGCCATCCATCTGGAAAACATGCTGAAACTCGCGCGCCTCGGCGTGCGCGTCGTGCCGGCCATGCCGGGGTTTTACTCGGGCGCCAAAACGATCGAAGAAATCGTGGACTTCGTGGTGGGCAAAGTCCTGGATCAACTCGACATTTCCCACGCGCTTTATCCCCGCTGGGTGGGACGGCTTCAGGAGGCCAAGAGATGA
- a CDS encoding UbiA-like polyprenyltransferase, with product MTEPQGRSPVLAKARIYFEMIKFEHSVFALPFAYMGLFLAERGMPRGRLFFWITVAMVSFRSMAMGANRLIDAAIDARNPRTSGRALPAKKLSRPFVWALTLMFFAVFEVSAWILGPLCFKLSVFPLLLAWLYPVMKRFTWLSHALLGIILGIAPYGSWIAARGDFSWVPGLLMIGITAWVAGFDIIYALQDVDFDRREGLFSFPSRFGLEKSLRVTAWLHGVTVVAWAAMGWQAGLGWIYASGLTAVVILLVREHWLIKSFGLKKIQEAFFTLNAIISLGLFAATLTDLWIRRS from the coding sequence ATGACCGAGCCGCAGGGGAGATCGCCGGTTCTTGCGAAGGCCCGGATCTACTTCGAGATGATCAAGTTCGAGCATTCGGTGTTCGCGCTGCCGTTCGCGTACATGGGGCTTTTTCTCGCCGAACGCGGCATGCCGCGCGGCCGGCTTTTTTTCTGGATCACGGTGGCCATGGTCAGCTTCCGCAGCATGGCCATGGGCGCCAACCGCCTGATCGACGCTGCCATCGATGCCCGCAATCCGCGCACGAGCGGCCGCGCGCTGCCCGCGAAAAAACTTTCCCGGCCCTTTGTCTGGGCCCTCACGCTGATGTTTTTTGCCGTGTTCGAAGTGAGCGCGTGGATCCTCGGTCCCTTGTGTTTCAAGTTGTCAGTTTTTCCCTTACTTCTCGCGTGGTTATACCCGGTGATGAAAAGATTTACGTGGCTTTCACATGCCCTTTTGGGTATCATACTCGGCATTGCCCCCTATGGAAGCTGGATCGCCGCCCGGGGCGATTTTTCCTGGGTTCCCGGCCTTCTGATGATCGGGATTACAGCGTGGGTGGCGGGTTTTGATATCATTTATGCCCTTCAGGACGTGGATTTTGACCGCCGTGAGGGCCTTTTTTCTTTTCCCTCGCGTTTCGGGCTGGAAAAAAGCCTGCGCGTGACCGCGTGGCTCCATGGCGTTACCGTGGTTGCCTGGGCGGCCATGGGCTGGCAGGCGGGTTTGGGCTGGATTTATGCTTCGGGACTGACGGCCGTAGTCATCCTCTTGGTGCGCGAACACTGGCTCATTAAGTCGTTCGGCCTGAAAAAGATCCAGGAAGCGTTCTTCACCCTCAATGCGATCATAAGCCTCGGCCTTTTTGCAGCCACCCTGACGGATCTTTGGATTCGGAGGTCTTAA
- a CDS encoding zinc metallopeptidase, giving the protein MTAALLFLLASVMACLVQRVAFLRYGTHLNRRRVTGSEAARFILDECDYPATSIERGRAARDPAEKKMTLSAPLYEGVSLWEIAAVAREAALWARFPGSLGSPESFFSNPFWEVPATAMAWAALVLSMVPGVPAAAGKLLSVFFGLLWIRAAVRFMTERKAGAEALRLLKKSGYFEMDEIVRLKKIFKSWQGESFAVLVQVPAALGRRLARKFVPQGGPA; this is encoded by the coding sequence TTGACAGCCGCGCTTTTGTTTCTCCTGGCCTCGGTCATGGCCTGCCTTGTCCAGCGGGTGGCTTTTCTCCGCTACGGCACGCATTTGAACCGCCGGCGCGTCACCGGAAGCGAGGCCGCGCGTTTCATTCTGGACGAATGTGATTATCCCGCGACGTCCATCGAACGCGGCCGCGCGGCCCGGGACCCCGCCGAGAAAAAAATGACCCTCTCTGCGCCGCTGTATGAAGGCGTGAGCCTCTGGGAAATTGCCGCGGTCGCGCGGGAAGCCGCTCTCTGGGCGCGTTTTCCCGGAAGCCTGGGATCGCCCGAATCGTTTTTCTCGAATCCGTTCTGGGAAGTTCCGGCCACGGCCATGGCCTGGGCGGCGCTTGTTTTGTCCATGGTGCCGGGCGTTCCGGCCGCGGCGGGAAAATTGCTCAGCGTTTTTTTCGGCCTCTTGTGGATCCGCGCGGCGGTGCGTTTCATGACGGAAAGAAAAGCGGGAGCCGAAGCCCTGCGTCTTTTGAAAAAATCGGGATACTTTGAAATGGATGAAATCGTCCGCTTAAAAAAGATTTTCAAGTCCTGGCAGGGCGAATCCTTCGCGGTGCTGGTGCAGGTGCCGGCCGCGCTCGGGCGCAGGCTGGCCCGGAAGTTTGTGCCGCAGGGAGGCCCGGCATGA
- a CDS encoding RluA family pseudouridine synthase — protein MDREQITVEEEYEGSRLDIFLATVMAERFSRSQIKKLIEEGRVQVQGREVSPHYKVKIADQVEVSWDLKPDMTARAEDIPVEIVYEDEELIVVNKPAGMVVHPAHGNLEHTLVNALLFHAHGLARCANPMRPGIVHRLDKDTSGIMVVAKNDRAHRFLARQFKDHSIDRVYQAIVRGTVQHEEGICEEPVGRAFLNRKKVIVKPSGGKDAATLFKVLKRYDRATLLEVYPKTGRTHQIRVHMSYLGHPVLGDILYGVASPWINRQALHARALGFRHPTTHERLYFESDLPADMRNLLTRLESLKE, from the coding sequence ATGGACCGCGAGCAGATCACCGTCGAAGAGGAATACGAAGGGTCGCGGCTGGACATTTTTCTGGCGACCGTCATGGCCGAGCGCTTTTCCCGCTCGCAGATCAAAAAGCTCATCGAAGAAGGGCGCGTGCAGGTCCAGGGCAGAGAAGTCAGCCCGCATTACAAAGTCAAAATCGCGGACCAGGTGGAAGTGTCCTGGGATTTGAAGCCGGACATGACCGCTCGCGCCGAAGACATTCCGGTCGAGATCGTCTACGAAGACGAGGAGCTGATCGTCGTCAACAAGCCCGCGGGCATGGTCGTGCATCCGGCCCACGGCAACCTCGAGCACACGCTGGTCAACGCGCTGCTCTTTCACGCGCACGGGCTGGCCCGCTGCGCCAATCCCATGCGCCCGGGCATCGTGCACCGCCTGGACAAGGACACGTCCGGCATCATGGTCGTGGCCAAGAACGACAGGGCCCACCGTTTTCTCGCGCGTCAGTTCAAGGATCATTCCATCGACCGCGTTTACCAGGCTATCGTGCGGGGCACGGTGCAGCACGAGGAAGGCATTTGCGAAGAACCCGTGGGCCGCGCTTTTTTGAACCGCAAAAAAGTCATCGTGAAGCCTTCAGGCGGAAAAGACGCGGCCACGCTGTTCAAGGTTCTGAAGCGTTACGACAGGGCCACGCTGCTGGAAGTCTATCCCAAGACCGGGAGGACGCATCAGATCCGCGTGCACATGTCGTATCTCGGCCATCCCGTGCTGGGCGACATTCTGTACGGCGTGGCGTCGCCGTGGATCAACCGGCAGGCGCTGCACGCCAGGGCGCTGGGATTCCGGCATCCGACCACGCATGAACGGCTTTATTTCGAATCGGATTTGCCGGCGGACATGAGAAATCTTTTGACGCGCCTCGAATCCTTGAAAGAATAG
- the lgt gene encoding prolipoprotein diacylglyceryl transferase, which produces MKPILLSWGPFHIYSFGMSVAAGVLLSLFLMGRQARRQGFPPPDFVFDLVFVVLLSGFLGSRLLYTFQNWHEYAGRPYMLFAIWEGGLIYYGGVIFSIIAVWIFLRLRGISPLKGLDFVIPYVTLTHAFGRLGCFLNGCCKGDFCELPWAVRFPDDGGAARHPAQLYEAALNVLLFFFLRRRYDRKRFDGEVLGLYFMLYALIRFTVECVRQENPKAFGLTYNQWLSVAFFLAALPLYLFGTRAARKS; this is translated from the coding sequence ATGAAACCCATACTCCTGAGCTGGGGACCTTTTCATATTTATTCTTTCGGGATGTCGGTCGCGGCCGGCGTCCTGCTTTCGCTTTTCCTCATGGGCCGTCAAGCCCGCCGCCAGGGCTTTCCGCCGCCTGATTTCGTCTTCGATCTGGTTTTTGTCGTTCTCCTTTCGGGTTTCCTCGGCTCCCGCCTTCTCTATACTTTTCAAAACTGGCATGAGTACGCGGGGCGTCCCTATATGCTGTTTGCCATCTGGGAAGGCGGCCTGATTTATTATGGCGGCGTCATCTTTTCCATCATCGCCGTGTGGATTTTTCTGCGCCTGCGCGGCATTTCTCCCCTGAAGGGGCTGGATTTCGTGATCCCTTATGTGACGTTGACGCATGCGTTCGGCCGTCTCGGATGTTTTTTGAACGGCTGCTGCAAAGGAGATTTTTGCGAGCTCCCGTGGGCCGTGCGTTTTCCGGACGACGGCGGCGCGGCCCGGCATCCCGCGCAGCTTTACGAGGCGGCGCTGAATGTTCTGCTCTTTTTTTTCCTGCGCCGCCGGTACGACCGCAAACGTTTTGACGGGGAAGTGCTGGGGCTTTATTTCATGCTCTATGCGCTCATCCGCTTCACCGTGGAATGCGTGCGGCAGGAAAATCCAAAGGCTTTCGGCTTGACATACAACCAGTGGCTGAGCGTTGCTTTTTTCCTTGCCGCGCTGCCGCTTTATCTTTTCGGAACCCGCGCAGCAAGGAAAAGCTAG
- the lspA gene encoding signal peptidase II, giving the protein MTVLLDQLSKLFMVGHLALGQSVPVIPGVFHFTLIYNTGIAFGFFQNSGLLLFAVISLSIVLLILAGPRLAGDGLSAQISMALILGGALGNWIDRCRVHAVIDFLDFQVWPVFNIADSAITVGVGLYLLKFVCDKFRKSTPAS; this is encoded by the coding sequence CTGACGGTCCTTCTCGACCAGCTTTCGAAGCTCTTCATGGTAGGCCACCTTGCCCTGGGACAGAGCGTTCCCGTTATTCCGGGCGTCTTCCATTTCACCCTCATTTATAATACAGGCATTGCGTTCGGCTTTTTCCAGAACAGCGGCCTTCTTTTGTTCGCGGTCATCAGCTTGAGCATCGTCCTTCTTATTCTGGCAGGGCCGCGCCTGGCGGGCGACGGGCTTTCCGCCCAGATTTCCATGGCACTTATCCTGGGCGGGGCGCTCGGCAACTGGATCGATCGCTGCCGCGTGCATGCGGTCATCGATTTCCTTGATTTTCAGGTCTGGCCCGTCTTTAATATTGCGGACAGCGCCATCACCGTGGGCGTGGGCCTTTACCTGCTGAAATTCGTGTGCGACAAGTTCCGCAAATCAACCCCCGCATCCTGA
- a CDS encoding TraR/DksA C4-type zinc finger protein, whose product MPNKKKSEPKTSAKEEKIDKKDFSKFKKLLEDLRSKIAGSLEHIEGDALNKSQRDAAGDLSGYSFHMADMATDNFDREFNLGLASNEQNILNLIDDAMRKIKDGTYGICEPCSKPIPVKRLLAMPYAPYCIKCQEIEEKKQRPAS is encoded by the coding sequence ATGCCTAATAAGAAAAAGAGCGAACCGAAAACCTCGGCAAAAGAAGAAAAAATCGACAAGAAGGACTTCAGCAAGTTCAAGAAGCTTCTCGAAGACCTGCGCTCGAAGATCGCGGGCAGCCTCGAGCATATCGAAGGCGATGCTCTGAACAAAAGCCAGCGCGACGCGGCGGGCGACCTTTCCGGCTATTCCTTCCACATGGCCGATATGGCCACGGACAATTTTGACCGCGAATTCAATCTCGGCCTCGCGTCCAACGAGCAGAACATCCTCAATCTCATTGACGATGCCATGCGGAAGATCAAGGACGGAACCTACGGCATTTGCGAGCCCTGCAGCAAGCCGATCCCGGTGAAGCGTCTTCTGGCCATGCCTTATGCTCCGTATTGCATCAAGTGCCAGGAAATCGAGGAGAAAAAACAACGTCCCGCCTCTTAG
- a CDS encoding HD-GYP domain-containing protein — translation MKQASAIDYQAVLRDISQSMVRLKRPDRLLRMITRYLDREMNISHTGIMVFKEDRKHYSFVDSKGTGRIPASLVKFETDHPLVRWFVHPAPKKSLLKADYLSESVLKKNLKAHAAALNEDLKAEADEILRVLKSLHLKLVVPAYFKKSLLGLVLIGERRDKRPFSHKDIVFFQIMTQDCSMAIKAAEYHRSLVEKKQELEHQLSQVKHLRDKEQKTYYEIMRSLASEVYAKDAYTFGHIGQVERLGLITAREMGLDLSGRKKDILSAGLILHDVGKIGIPDRILNKPSQLTPDEWEIMRTHVDKGAKILEPLTDFKEVREVIRCHHENFDGSGYPRGLKGDQIPVESRIVAVVDAFHAIVSTRCYSSGRPIETAFKELRRCAGSQFDPEVVEAFIKAMTREMKKRGIDPLQPAEDIVLTEEEAAEKE, via the coding sequence ATGAAACAGGCGTCCGCCATTGATTACCAGGCGGTCTTAAGGGACATCTCCCAAAGCATGGTCCGGCTGAAAAGGCCCGACCGCCTCCTCCGTATGATCACCCGGTATCTCGACCGGGAAATGAACATCTCTCACACCGGCATCATGGTCTTCAAGGAAGACCGCAAGCATTATTCCTTCGTGGACTCCAAAGGCACGGGACGCATTCCGGCCAGCCTCGTCAAATTCGAAACCGACCATCCTCTTGTTCGCTGGTTCGTGCATCCGGCCCCCAAAAAGTCGCTGCTCAAAGCAGATTATCTTTCCGAGTCCGTGCTCAAAAAAAATCTCAAGGCGCACGCGGCCGCGCTGAACGAAGACCTTAAAGCGGAAGCGGACGAGATCCTGCGCGTGCTGAAAAGCCTGCATCTGAAGCTTGTGGTCCCGGCCTATTTCAAGAAAAGCCTGCTGGGGCTGGTGCTGATCGGGGAACGCCGCGACAAGCGCCCGTTTTCGCACAAGGACATCGTTTTTTTTCAGATCATGACGCAGGACTGTTCCATGGCCATCAAGGCCGCGGAATATCACCGCAGCCTGGTCGAGAAAAAACAGGAGCTCGAGCACCAGCTGTCACAGGTCAAGCACCTCCGGGACAAAGAACAGAAGACCTATTATGAAATCATGCGCTCGCTCGCGTCGGAAGTTTATGCCAAGGACGCCTACACGTTCGGGCACATCGGGCAGGTGGAACGCCTCGGCCTCATCACCGCGCGCGAAATGGGGCTGGATCTGTCGGGACGTAAAAAGGACATCCTGTCCGCGGGCCTGATTCTTCACGACGTGGGCAAGATCGGGATTCCCGACCGCATCCTCAATAAGCCTTCCCAGCTCACGCCGGACGAGTGGGAGATCATGCGGACCCACGTGGACAAGGGCGCCAAGATCCTGGAGCCGCTCACGGATTTCAAGGAAGTGCGCGAAGTCATCCGCTGCCACCACGAGAATTTCGACGGCTCCGGCTACCCGCGCGGCCTGAAAGGCGACCAGATCCCTGTCGAATCGCGGATCGTGGCGGTCGTGGACGCCTTCCATGCCATCGTTTCCACGCGCTGTTACAGCAGCGGCAGGCCCATCGAAACCGCCTTCAAGGAACTCCGCCGCTGCGCCGGAAGCCAATTCGACCCCGAAGTCGTCGAGGCCTTCATCAAGGCCATGACCCGGGAAATGAAGAAGAGGGGAATCGACCCTCTCCAGCCCGCCGAAGACATCGTGCTCACCGAAGAAGAGGCCGCGGAAAAGGAGTAA
- a CDS encoding response regulator codes for MSKLLVVDDEVEICDFLKAFFEEREFDVRTAHNGPEALQMIQAELPQVVLLDIHMPGMDGMNVLRQIKKDFPRTKVIMVTAIETREKIEEAMRLGADNYITKPLSLEYLEKDVQDKIELLTGNR; via the coding sequence ATGAGCAAGCTGCTGGTGGTCGACGATGAAGTGGAAATCTGCGATTTCTTGAAAGCGTTTTTCGAAGAAAGGGAATTTGATGTCCGCACCGCGCATAACGGGCCCGAGGCCCTGCAGATGATCCAGGCCGAATTGCCGCAGGTCGTGCTGCTGGACATCCACATGCCCGGCATGGACGGCATGAACGTGCTCCGCCAGATCAAAAAGGATTTTCCGCGCACGAAGGTCATCATGGTGACCGCGATCGAGACGCGCGAGAAGATCGAAGAGGCCATGCGCCTGGGCGCGGACAATTACATCACCAAGCCGCTCAGCCTGGAATACCTCGAAAAAGACGTGCAGGACAAAATCGAGCTTCTGACCGGGAACCGTTAA
- a CDS encoding ATP-binding protein: MSFYFKKRKVVARKILVGAALFLTGAVSFYLFSRLPARFFPSPWLSQPLFTVFLMTALCLVVYKPLDSFCSQFLKNYFFKKKSFRHITLMNLTEELALILDLNELANLVVNTFGEVMQLKSVALVVPSRVRGDFEIASAFGWNVSDYRRVRLPQDSPLLQMVRENGTHVIVRDRVVRMLAWQEANKLTHDFESLRCRWVIPLFVKKELTGLIAFSAQVPDAVFDESDFHFFREFAAPVATYIHNALSVQELRLANSELQDIQSQLIQSTKIKAIEQLATGIAHEIHNPLTIISGKAQVLLLKKDRAHMNDQVEEVLKTIVKQTKRAADITRKLLMFSQGSGAPKESLRLEQILEDTIALVSYQTSLDGIEITKSLRGTIPALYGNVHELREVFLNLILNAVQSIGSQGKIHIDMNYHARDEIIDIQISDTGQGIEAEHIDKLFNPFFTTRHDAVGLGLFVTKQIVHRYGGSIRAESRKGAGSLFIVRFPYLEASKPISSAEEKVSLTLFPET, encoded by the coding sequence ATGAGCTTTTATTTCAAGAAGCGTAAAGTAGTCGCAAGAAAAATCCTGGTCGGAGCCGCGCTGTTCCTGACCGGGGCCGTGAGCTTTTATCTTTTTTCCCGCCTGCCAGCGCGGTTTTTCCCCTCGCCGTGGCTTTCCCAGCCGCTTTTTACCGTCTTCCTGATGACCGCGCTTTGCCTGGTGGTGTACAAGCCGCTGGATTCTTTCTGCAGCCAGTTCCTCAAGAATTACTTCTTCAAGAAGAAGAGCTTCCGCCACATCACGCTCATGAATCTCACCGAAGAACTCGCGCTCATCCTCGACCTGAATGAGCTTGCGAACCTGGTCGTGAATACGTTCGGCGAAGTCATGCAGCTGAAAAGCGTGGCGCTCGTCGTGCCGAGCCGCGTGCGAGGGGACTTCGAGATCGCGTCCGCCTTCGGCTGGAATGTTTCCGATTACCGGCGCGTGCGTCTGCCGCAGGATTCGCCGCTGCTCCAGATGGTCCGCGAAAACGGCACGCATGTCATCGTGCGCGACCGTGTGGTGCGCATGCTGGCCTGGCAGGAAGCCAACAAGCTCACGCATGATTTCGAGAGCCTGCGCTGCCGGTGGGTGATCCCGCTTTTCGTGAAAAAAGAACTCACGGGCCTCATCGCGTTTTCCGCGCAGGTGCCGGACGCGGTGTTTGACGAAAGCGATTTTCATTTCTTCCGGGAATTCGCGGCGCCGGTCGCGACTTACATCCACAACGCGCTGAGCGTGCAGGAATTAAGGCTCGCAAATTCCGAGCTGCAGGACATCCAGTCGCAGCTCATCCAGAGCACGAAGATCAAGGCCATCGAACAGCTGGCGACAGGCATCGCCCACGAGATCCACAATCCGCTCACGATCATCTCCGGCAAGGCGCAGGTCCTGCTCCTCAAAAAAGACCGCGCACACATGAACGACCAGGTCGAGGAAGTGCTCAAAACCATCGTGAAGCAAACCAAGCGCGCGGCCGATATTACCAGGAAGCTTTTGATGTTTTCGCAGGGGTCCGGAGCGCCGAAAGAGAGCCTCAGGCTCGAGCAGATTCTCGAAGATACTATCGCGCTCGTGTCGTACCAGACCTCGCTGGACGGGATTGAAATCACGAAGTCTCTACGGGGCACGATCCCGGCGCTTTACGGGAACGTGCACGAGCTCAGGGAAGTGTTTTTAAACCTCATCCTCAACGCGGTTCAGTCGATCGGCTCCCAGGGAAAGATCCACATCGATATGAATTACCATGCCCGCGACGAGATCATCGATATCCAGATCTCCGACACGGGGCAGGGCATCGAAGCCGAACACATCGACAAGCTTTTTAATCCGTTTTTCACGACGCGCCATGACGCGGTCGGGCTCGGCCTCTTCGTCACCAAGCAGATCGTGCACCGTTACGGCGGATCGATCCGGGCCGAAAGCCGCAAAGGCGCGGGAAGTCTTTTTATCGTTCGTTTTCCGTATCTCGAAGCCTCGAAGCCGATTTCCTCCGCAGAGGAAAAGGTTTCGTTAACCCTGTTTCCCGAAACGTGA